One window from the genome of Montipora foliosa isolate CH-2021 chromosome 5, ASM3666993v2, whole genome shotgun sequence encodes:
- the LOC138004484 gene encoding clavesin-1-like: MESLIRGGHEEPVQSQHADEIKALRAKIQHSINNDVQIRRTDDDFFLLFLRACDFNVNASFELWCNYNQFRARNCDIYENLSAWQLHHVIEDGCPCVLPYSNQNGAKFMVIFAGCWDTESYGKADILTALILSMERLIEDSEAQRSGIIVITDFSGWTASHASQLSVSFIRQICCIFQNHYPARFLGLHFVNEPWYIKAGLNVLKPFIEEKVWKRIHFHGNNLAALHDYCHPDNLPAEFGGNKPAVNREYWARLLLNSRRENGCYVQGENPLKCVEESSGHDREVLDIPHVINM, from the exons ATGGAATCCCTTATTCGTGGGGGACACGAGGAGCCGGTGCAGAGTCAACATGCTGACGAAATCAAAGCCTTGCGGGCAAAAATACAACACAGCATCAACAATGACGTGCAGATCCGAAGAACGGACGACGACTTCTTCTTACTGTTTTTGCGCGCGTGTGATTTCAATGTGAATGCATCCTTTGAACTTTGGTGCAATTATAATCAATTTCGTGCCAGAAATTGTGATATTTATGAGAATTTATCTGCTTGGCAACTTCATCACGTTATCGAAGACGGGTGTCCTTGTGTTTTACCATACAGCAATCAGAATGGCGCAAAATTCATGGTTATTTTTGCAGGCTGCTGGGACACGGAAAGCTACGGCAAAGCGGATATTTTGACTGCCTTAATTTTGAGTATGGAACGCTTGATCGAAGACAGCGAGGCTCAAAGGAGTGGAATAATTGTAATAACTGATTTTTCGGGTTGGACTGCGTCGCACGCATCTCAGTTGTCCGTATCTTTCATTCGTCAGATTTGCTGTATATTCCAG AATCACTACCCCGCAAGATTTCTTGGACTCCATTTTGTGAACGAACCATGGTACATTAAGGCTGGACTGAACGTACTGAAACCTTTTATCGAGGAAAAGGTGTGGAAACGG ATTCACTTTCACGGGAACAACTTAGCGGCCCTTCATGATTATTGTCACCCAGACAATCTGCCTGCAGAATTTGGAGGAAATAAGCCAGCCGTAAACCGTGAATACTGGGCACGACTACTGCTTAATTCTAGGAGGGAAAACGGATGTTACGTGCAAGGAGAAAATCCATTGAAATGCGTGGAAGAGTCAAGCGGACATGATCGCGAGGTTTTGGACATTCCTCATGTGATAAACATGTGA